The Parabacteroides sp. AD58 genome includes a window with the following:
- a CDS encoding M48 family metallopeptidase has protein sequence MEKYFDDKELGRVVIRYSERARNYTLKITNGQVFATMPVRGSEEKMLTFILGNREKIKAALKKHPARPLLNEQTDWQTATFRVRIVRTERDNFYMTLKDGVLQISCPQATNFADDEVQQLLKQMLASAFRHEAKRYLPGRLSAWAQKYGFVYKQVKINSSQTHWGSCTSSKHINLSLYLMLLPWHLIDYVLLHELCHLKEMSHNEHFWNLLDRLTDGKAKALRTELKLYHMLK, from the coding sequence ATGGAAAAGTATTTTGATGATAAGGAATTAGGACGGGTCGTTATCCGTTACAGTGAGCGGGCACGTAATTATACGCTCAAAATAACCAACGGTCAGGTATTTGCAACCATGCCGGTTCGGGGAAGCGAAGAGAAAATGCTGACTTTTATCCTCGGTAACCGGGAGAAAATCAAGGCGGCTTTGAAGAAACATCCGGCCAGGCCTTTATTGAATGAACAGACCGATTGGCAGACGGCTACTTTTCGGGTACGAATTGTCCGTACCGAAAGGGATAATTTCTACATGACCCTCAAGGATGGTGTTTTGCAAATCTCCTGTCCTCAGGCCACCAACTTCGCCGACGACGAAGTCCAACAACTTCTCAAACAAATGCTGGCCAGTGCATTCCGCCATGAAGCCAAGCGATACTTGCCCGGACGTCTATCGGCTTGGGCTCAGAAATACGGCTTTGTTTATAAACAAGTAAAAATCAATAGTAGTCAGACGCATTGGGGCTCATGTACATCAAGCAAGCATATCAACCTTTCTCTCTACTTAATGCTTCTTCCCTGGCATCTGATTGACTATGTTCTCTTACATGAACTCTGTCATCTGAAGGAAATGAGTCATAACGAACACTTCTGGAACTTGTTGGACCGACTGACAGACGGGAAGGCAAAAGCCTTGCGAACAGAACTGAAATTATATCACATGTTGAAGTAA